The Candidatus Bathyarchaeota archaeon genome includes a region encoding these proteins:
- a CDS encoding amidohydrolase, translated as MFPDFILYNGKIITVDEDFSIAEAVAIWRDRFIAVGSDSEVRSLAGPDTRMLDLKRRTVIPGLIDSHVHITMVAPDLLLPSLEGSTSIADIVKVIEGEARRRESGEWIVTRTAPMAYISSYLRENRFPTRWDLDPVSPNNPVYIGTSHRGIVNSYALKILNITKDTPQPDGGKIEKDPKTGEPTGGLIEAGAMELALRQIPSATQEQRSEGILRICRQFNEWGITSVLNLNASYEDLRVLQELRLKGELTLRIYNYFAIDYPTTKPLEEDLKIIDNLASFASYRGFGDEILKIGGIGEIIFNGVMPREKLKRISIEAAKHNLRVGVHAVWKEKALDELLDLWEEVNEEVDITDKRFHILHGTFPIKENIKKIKRMKLVVSCQPSFLYSSYNSIRSINPARKPVPLKFWLENSVQTGLSTDYPYGAGFTLPGANPMYIIYYAVTGKDREGKVHDPDQVISREDALRCYTIYNAYITFEENLKGSIEPGKLADLVVLDKDILTCEEEEIKEIKPLMTMVGGKVVYERR; from the coding sequence ATGTTCCCTGATTTCATCTTATATAATGGGAAGATAATCACCGTGGATGAGGATTTTTCAATAGCTGAGGCGGTTGCGATATGGAGGGATAGATTCATAGCTGTTGGAAGTGACAGCGAGGTTAGGAGTCTCGCGGGCCCAGATACGAGAATGCTGGACTTGAAGAGGAGGACCGTGATCCCCGGCCTCATAGACTCGCACGTCCATATAACGATGGTTGCTCCTGACCTTCTCTTGCCCTCATTAGAGGGTTCCACCTCCATCGCCGACATAGTTAAGGTCATAGAAGGTGAAGCGAGGAGGAGAGAAAGCGGGGAGTGGATAGTCACCAGAACTGCACCTATGGCTTATATATCCTCTTATTTGAGGGAGAATCGATTTCCTACGCGATGGGACCTAGATCCGGTGAGTCCGAACAACCCCGTCTACATTGGGACAAGTCATCGTGGCATAGTGAACAGTTATGCACTTAAAATTTTGAACATAACCAAGGATACGCCGCAACCAGATGGAGGGAAGATAGAGAAGGATCCGAAGACCGGAGAACCTACCGGTGGGCTTATTGAAGCTGGTGCCATGGAGCTTGCCTTGAGGCAAATTCCGTCAGCGACTCAAGAACAGAGGTCGGAGGGGATATTGAGGATTTGTAGACAGTTCAACGAGTGGGGGATCACGAGCGTCTTAAACCTTAATGCCTCCTATGAAGATTTAAGGGTCCTCCAGGAGCTTAGGCTTAAGGGCGAGTTGACCCTGAGAATCTATAATTACTTCGCCATCGACTATCCGACGACAAAACCGTTGGAAGAGGATCTTAAAATCATAGATAATCTAGCCTCATTTGCCTCTTACCGGGGATTCGGGGATGAAATTTTAAAGATAGGAGGAATAGGAGAGATCATCTTTAACGGCGTCATGCCTAGAGAAAAGTTGAAGAGAATATCCATAGAGGCGGCAAAACATAACTTACGAGTTGGAGTGCATGCCGTGTGGAAGGAAAAGGCGCTTGACGAACTCTTAGACCTATGGGAGGAAGTAAATGAAGAGGTCGATATAACCGACAAACGCTTCCACATCCTACATGGTACCTTCCCGATTAAGGAGAATATTAAGAAGATCAAAAGAATGAAACTCGTTGTTAGCTGTCAGCCCTCATTCCTATACTCATCATATAATAGTATAAGGAGTATAAACCCGGCAAGGAAGCCTGTTCCACTCAAGTTCTGGCTGGAAAACAGCGTCCAGACGGGGCTGAGCACCGATTATCCATATGGTGCAGGCTTCACGCTGCCAGGGGCAAACCCCATGTACATTATATACTATGCGGTGACGGGGAAAGATAGGGAGGGTAAAGTCCACGATCCAGACCAGGTAATCTCCAGGGAGGATGCCCTCAGATGCTACACCATCTACAACGCCTACATAACCTTCGAGGAGAATCTGAAAGGATCAATTGAGCCTGGGAAGCTCGCCGACCTCGTCGTCCTCGACAAAGATATCTTAACATGCGAAGAGGAGGAGATAAAGGAGATAAAGCCGCTGATGACGATGGTCGGCGGAAAAGTCGTCTATGAACGCAGGTGA
- a CDS encoding alanine--glyoxylate aminotransferase family protein has product MSIEEYEFLDEYRNSGTGISDLDFRAARYMLRPFALHSREFHRYWDDTKEMLKKLFQTDNDLVGMTGSIRLGFDAIISNIVEPGDRVLILSNGYWGNYVVRVVESYGGVPLLHEESPTRALDPKKVEEKIRKEGDVKAVTVMHVETDTGIAHPVAEIGRVVKENSDALYVVDCATSFGGMEVNVDDWEADFCFTGSHKCLSSPVGLVFITVSNEAWDVIRKRKTPILGTYNNLLPWREPISGECEPPLPAAIIHAVRAKLEYIFRHGPEKIYKKHEIAAKALRLGVIEMGLELLSESAEAPPCSNVVTTVKYPEGVSIENVTKIMGERYGIGFLPSPYRPGCFQLGTINESQLTPRHILYLLTCIGLTFSELGVKVRLEDAIRTANSILINLEELR; this is encoded by the coding sequence TTGTCTATAGAAGAATATGAGTTTCTCGACGAATATCGAAACTCGGGTACAGGAATCTCAGACTTAGACTTTAGAGCGGCTAGATATATGCTAAGGCCATTCGCACTTCACAGTAGGGAATTTCACCGGTACTGGGATGATACTAAGGAGATGCTCAAGAAGCTATTTCAGACAGATAACGATCTCGTGGGGATGACTGGTTCCATACGCTTAGGCTTCGACGCAATCATAAGTAACATAGTTGAACCTGGGGACAGGGTTCTCATCCTATCCAATGGATATTGGGGTAACTACGTCGTAAGAGTTGTAGAATCTTATGGGGGCGTACCCCTGCTTCACGAAGAATCTCCAACCCGCGCATTAGATCCGAAGAAAGTGGAGGAAAAGATTAGAAAGGAAGGGGATGTCAAAGCGGTTACCGTGATGCATGTCGAAACAGATACAGGCATAGCGCACCCCGTGGCGGAGATAGGAAGGGTCGTTAAGGAGAATTCCGACGCGTTATATGTGGTTGACTGCGCCACCTCATTTGGAGGTATGGAGGTGAACGTCGATGATTGGGAGGCGGACTTTTGCTTTACAGGTTCGCATAAATGCCTTTCTTCCCCAGTGGGATTGGTATTTATAACCGTAAGCAACGAAGCTTGGGACGTCATTAGAAAGAGAAAGACTCCTATTCTAGGCACCTATAACAACTTGCTCCCATGGAGGGAGCCCATCAGCGGCGAATGCGAACCACCACTACCAGCCGCTATCATCCACGCCGTACGCGCTAAACTTGAATATATATTCAGACATGGACCGGAGAAGATCTATAAGAAGCATGAGATAGCCGCTAAGGCCTTAAGGTTAGGAGTTATCGAGATGGGGCTGGAGTTGTTATCGGAGTCCGCAGAAGCTCCCCCATGCAGCAATGTTGTGACGACGGTTAAATATCCTGAAGGAGTAAGCATAGAGAACGTCACGAAGATAATGGGTGAGAGATATGGAATCGGATTCCTACCATCCCCCTATAGGCCAGGCTGCTTCCAGTTAGGAACGATAAATGAAAGCCAACTGACTCCAAGACATATACTGTATCTACTGACGTGTATTGGTCTGACTTTTTCGGAATTAGGTGTTAAGGTTAGATTAGAAGACGCTATAAGAACTGCCAACAGTATCCTGATTAACCTTGAAGAGTTGCGATGA
- a CDS encoding Gfo/Idh/MocA family oxidoreductase has translation MVIERFNFGLVGLGWFGKYHADVLTSLPQVSLTAVCDLRENLVSEFGKKYRVKYRYTDYRELMENPEIQVVDVVTTEESHYEIASEALKRGKHVFIEKPITTKVSDAEALISLARESGLIMMVGHILRFDVRYAYLKEEIDKGNLGELIHIYCRRNSMSSWFGQWVRLNTFLNTAIHDIDLILWYTRDKVERVYAEQRHFRKIKNPDVGCAILSMSKGTTCIIENIWHLPDKMPFRFSHDYRLEVIGSKASAEISTQPVLSLWTEDGVICPELFYWPRLHGNIVGALSEELRHFVHCLSTGRQSDIIKPEESIEALRVAYALVESAETGKIVEVK, from the coding sequence TTGGTTATTGAGAGGTTTAACTTCGGCTTGGTCGGTCTAGGATGGTTCGGTAAATATCATGCCGATGTTCTCACAAGTTTGCCGCAGGTGAGCTTAACGGCTGTCTGCGACCTTAGGGAGAACCTCGTCTCAGAGTTTGGGAAAAAATATCGGGTGAAGTATCGCTATACTGATTATAGGGAACTTATGGAGAATCCTGAGATTCAAGTCGTCGACGTGGTTACAACCGAAGAGAGCCATTATGAAATCGCCTCAGAGGCGCTTAAACGAGGGAAACACGTCTTCATCGAGAAGCCTATAACTACGAAGGTCTCCGATGCGGAGGCTTTAATTTCACTGGCAAGGGAGTCAGGCCTCATCATGATGGTAGGTCACATCCTTAGATTCGACGTTAGATACGCTTATCTTAAGGAAGAAATTGATAAGGGGAATCTAGGAGAGCTGATTCACATATATTGTCGTCGAAACTCAATGTCATCTTGGTTCGGCCAATGGGTTAGGTTGAACACCTTCCTCAACACAGCCATCCATGACATAGATCTAATACTGTGGTACACAAGGGATAAGGTTGAAAGAGTCTACGCTGAACAACGGCACTTCAGGAAGATAAAGAATCCAGACGTCGGTTGCGCCATACTCTCAATGTCTAAGGGTACAACCTGCATTATAGAGAACATCTGGCATCTACCCGATAAGATGCCTTTCCGTTTCTCACATGACTACAGGTTAGAGGTTATAGGATCGAAAGCATCGGCAGAGATCAGCACACAGCCAGTTCTATCCCTCTGGACAGAGGATGGAGTGATATGTCCTGAATTATTTTACTGGCCTAGACTACACGGAAACATAGTGGGAGCCCTAAGTGAGGAGCTCAGACACTTCGTCCATTGCCTATCAACCGGGAGGCAATCCGATATAATCAAACCTGAGGAATCCATTGAAGCACTAAGAGTAGCTTATGCACTGGTCGAATCAGCTGAGACTGGAAAAATCGTAGAGGTTAAATAG
- the dph5 gene encoding diphthine synthase, protein MLTLVGLGLYDEGGLSLRGLEEARRADLLFAEFYTSFMPGLSVPRLEALAGKRVRVLSRRDLEEDAEQVLLEPARTRRVCLLVPGDPMTATTHVDLRLRAEAMGIPTRVVHAASIETAAPAAAGLQSYKFGRSVTVPFIDGGGLPGSLYDYCRDNKALGLHTLILLDVRAEEERYMSIPEALEILSRLEEWRREDVFPRDRLMVGAARLGGPDAVVKADRLGKLIDLDFGGPPHTLIAPGRLHFMEVEALKVLAGAPEEVFKD, encoded by the coding sequence TTGCTGACGTTAGTGGGTTTAGGCTTATACGATGAGGGGGGTTTATCCCTTAGGGGCTTGGAGGAGGCTAGGAGGGCGGATCTCCTCTTCGCGGAGTTTTATACGAGTTTTATGCCGGGGTTATCGGTTCCCCGGCTGGAGGCCCTCGCAGGTAAAAGAGTTAGGGTCCTCTCCAGGAGGGATCTGGAGGAGGATGCGGAACAAGTTTTATTAGAGCCTGCGAGGACCAGGAGGGTTTGCCTGCTGGTTCCAGGGGATCCCATGACCGCTACCACGCATGTGGATCTGAGGCTTAGGGCTGAGGCCATGGGCATCCCCACCAGGGTGGTTCACGCAGCCTCGATAGAGACGGCCGCCCCAGCCGCCGCCGGCCTTCAAAGCTACAAGTTTGGGCGCAGCGTCACCGTGCCCTTCATCGATGGAGGGGGGTTGCCTGGATCTTTATACGATTACTGCAGGGACAACAAGGCTTTAGGGTTGCACACGTTAATCCTCCTGGATGTGAGGGCGGAGGAGGAGAGGTACATGTCCATACCCGAGGCCTTAGAGATCCTCTCAAGGCTTGAGGAGTGGAGGAGGGAGGATGTGTTCCCCAGGGACCGTTTAATGGTCGGAGCGGCTAGGCTCGGCGGCCCCGACGCCGTGGTCAAGGCGGATAGGCTGGGGAAGCTGATAGACCTCGATTTCGGAGGTCCTCCACACACCTTGATAGCCCCGGGGAGGCTGCACTTCATGGAGGTTGAAGCCCTGAAAGTTTTGGCTGGAGCCCCCGAGGAGGTGTTCAAGGATTGA
- a CDS encoding DUF357 domain-containing protein — protein MIENKGGSEIRGGIEGEAVRLARIYISKLDKALNDLKVRDEEGGVGEVVEEARRYLSDSRYYLEGEAYLAALAAASYAEGLLDSLRMLGLAEFEWPRGKSELAP, from the coding sequence TTGATTGAGAATAAGGGTGGGAGCGAGATCAGGGGTGGGATCGAGGGTGAGGCCGTCAGGCTTGCCAGGATTTACATCTCGAAGCTTGATAAGGCCTTAAACGATTTAAAGGTTAGGGATGAGGAGGGGGGTGTGGGGGAGGTGGTTGAGGAGGCTAGACGCTACCTCTCGGACAGCCGCTACTACCTCGAAGGGGAGGCCTATCTGGCGGCCTTGGCTGCAGCCTCCTATGCTGAGGGGCTGCTCGACTCCCTGAGGATGCTGGGTCTAGCTGAGTTCGAATGGCCTAGGGGGAAGAGTGAACTTGCCCCGTAG
- a CDS encoding FAD synthase produces MPRRGRIVLAAGVFDLIHYGHLKFLEEAKRAGGRGARLVVVVARDKTVEERKGAKPVMPEEQRRILVEALKPVDEAVLGFEEFNIREVLRIIRPSVVAVGYDQDDIYEEVKRLIGEEGLGIRIVRIGRFGDEELGSSTGIKRKVIEEWGRPLK; encoded by the coding sequence TTGCCCCGTAGGGGAAGGATAGTCTTGGCTGCGGGCGTCTTCGACCTGATCCACTACGGCCACCTGAAATTCCTCGAGGAGGCTAAGAGGGCCGGAGGTAGGGGGGCCAGGCTCGTAGTCGTGGTGGCTAGGGATAAGACCGTGGAGGAGAGGAAGGGTGCCAAGCCCGTGATGCCTGAGGAGCAGAGGAGGATCCTGGTGGAGGCTCTGAAGCCCGTCGACGAGGCGGTTTTAGGATTCGAGGAGTTCAACATACGTGAGGTCTTAAGGATCATAAGGCCCAGCGTAGTGGCTGTAGGCTACGATCAAGACGACATATACGAGGAGGTTAAGAGGCTGATAGGGGAGGAGGGGTTGGGGATCCGGATAGTCCGTATAGGAAGGTTTGGAGACGAGGAGTTGGGGAGCTCCACGGGTATCAAGAGGAAGGTGATTGAGGAGTGGGGGAGACCCTTAAAGTGA
- a CDS encoding DUF120 domain-containing protein, with protein sequence MQDLKLKPQLLLTLIYSVKLSREKLGSPITTRLIAEELGVSQQTASRHLLELERLGLISRAKILRGERIQATDRALAELRSLYHMLGGLLEPPEGDLILKGVVFTGLGEGAYYMSQPGYLRQFQERLGFTPYPGTLNLRLIGESIPERRRLERLTPIIVEGFKNVNRSFGTVKCYRAYLNDSEPCVVVTALRTHYGEDVLEVIAPHRLRERLGLRDGSTVTLRVSPTPQSPSS encoded by the coding sequence TTGCAGGATTTGAAACTGAAGCCCCAGCTGCTGCTCACCCTGATATACTCGGTTAAACTGTCCAGGGAAAAGCTGGGATCCCCCATCACGACCAGGCTGATAGCTGAGGAGCTCGGGGTATCCCAGCAGACGGCCTCCAGGCACCTGTTGGAGCTCGAGAGGCTAGGCCTAATATCCAGGGCTAAGATCCTGAGGGGGGAGCGGATCCAGGCCACCGACCGGGCTTTGGCCGAGCTTAGAAGCCTTTATCACATGCTAGGGGGGCTCTTAGAGCCCCCGGAGGGGGATCTGATCCTTAAAGGCGTGGTGTTCACGGGCCTCGGGGAAGGCGCCTACTACATGAGCCAGCCGGGCTACCTCAGGCAGTTCCAGGAGAGGCTCGGCTTCACGCCCTACCCTGGAACCCTCAACCTGAGGCTTATAGGGGAGTCCATCCCTGAGAGGAGGAGGCTGGAGAGGCTCACCCCCATAATAGTCGAGGGGTTCAAAAACGTGAATAGGAGCTTCGGAACCGTTAAATGTTACAGGGCCTACTTGAACGATTCCGAGCCGTGCGTGGTGGTGACCGCCCTCAGAACCCATTACGGGGAGGATGTCCTGGAGGTGATAGCTCCCCACAGGCTTAGGGAGAGGCTTGGACTCAGGGATGGATCAACCGTCACTTTAAGGGTCTCCCCCACTCCTCAATCACCTTCCTCTTGA
- a CDS encoding endonuclease V: MMARLVREEPLNPSEVKRIAGVDVAYVNGSAVATAVLLSAWSLALIGDSTIRLEVGIPYIPGLLGFREAPLMARAIRGLREEPDVILVDGHGLAHPRRFGSACHLGVILDKPTIGVAKARLYGSESGEHVLDGSGNPIARIIHDRRGKPYYVSVGHRVTLKDAAEIVRLCMGVHGPQPLRMAHLKAREACRI, encoded by the coding sequence ATGATGGCCCGCCTGGTGAGGGAGGAGCCCCTAAACCCCAGTGAAGTTAAGCGTATAGCCGGGGTCGACGTAGCCTACGTTAATGGATCAGCGGTGGCCACCGCGGTCCTATTATCCGCGTGGAGCCTCGCCCTGATAGGGGATTCAACGATCCGCCTAGAGGTAGGGATCCCGTACATCCCCGGCCTGCTAGGGTTCCGGGAGGCCCCCCTCATGGCGAGGGCCATCAGAGGATTGAGGGAGGAGCCCGACGTCATCCTGGTCGACGGCCACGGCCTAGCCCATCCCAGGAGGTTCGGCTCAGCCTGCCATTTGGGGGTGATCCTTGATAAACCTACTATAGGCGTAGCCAAGGCCCGGCTCTACGGCTCCGAATCCGGAGAGCACGTGCTGGATGGATCCGGGAACCCTATAGCCCGGATAATCCACGATCGGAGGGGTAAGCCATACTACGTTAGCGTAGGCCATAGGGTAACCCTTAAAGACGCCGCGGAGATAGTTAGGCTGTGCATGGGCGTCCACGGACCTCAACCATTGAGGATGGCCCATCTAAAGGCTAGGGAGGCTTGCAGGATTTGA
- the twy1 gene encoding 4-demethylwyosine synthase TYW1, with the protein MGRDSGYKLLCSSRSRRRKGPPGLDWEISFHQILRRQKYQLIGGHSAVKKCRWLHESLTRNRPCYKEKFYGIESHRCIQMTPCLACDFRCLFCWRTHPEDLGLTGDDGMYGWDDPEFIVEESIRAQRRILSGYKSHVLKGLLEESKYLEALNPRHAAISLDGEPTLYPMLDDLIGEYSRRGFTTFLVTNGGNPKVLNGLGEEPTQLYLSIYAPDEDKFKALCRPLNREAWRKVEESLESLKNFKSPTVVRLTLVKGFNMDDPKRYARLLEGAEPTYVEAKAYMYVGYSRRRLGYGAMPSHDEVKGFAETLAGEMGYNIVASSEESRVVLLSRLKAPRRLR; encoded by the coding sequence ATGGGTAGGGATAGCGGATATAAATTGTTGTGTTCCTCTAGATCCCGTCGCCGCAAGGGTCCGCCGGGGCTGGACTGGGAGATCTCTTTTCATCAAATCCTGAGGAGGCAGAAGTATCAGCTCATAGGGGGGCACTCAGCCGTTAAGAAGTGCCGTTGGCTCCATGAGAGCCTGACCAGGAACCGGCCATGCTACAAGGAGAAGTTCTACGGCATAGAGAGCCATAGATGCATCCAGATGACCCCGTGCCTCGCATGCGATTTCCGCTGCCTCTTCTGCTGGAGGACCCATCCCGAAGACCTAGGGTTAACCGGGGACGACGGAATGTATGGATGGGATGATCCCGAGTTCATCGTTGAGGAGTCCATAAGGGCTCAGAGGAGGATCCTATCGGGATATAAATCCCACGTCCTGAAGGGTTTACTTGAGGAATCGAAGTATCTTGAGGCTTTAAACCCCCGCCACGCGGCCATAAGCCTAGACGGGGAGCCCACCCTCTACCCCATGCTGGACGATCTGATAGGGGAGTACTCCAGGAGGGGTTTCACCACGTTCCTGGTCACAAACGGGGGCAACCCCAAGGTCCTAAACGGGCTGGGGGAGGAGCCTACGCAGCTCTACCTCTCCATCTACGCCCCCGACGAGGATAAATTTAAAGCCCTATGCAGACCTTTAAACCGGGAAGCCTGGAGGAAAGTCGAGGAATCCCTGGAATCCCTTAAAAACTTTAAATCGCCGACCGTTGTAAGGCTGACCCTCGTGAAAGGCTTCAACATGGACGACCCCAAGAGATACGCCAGGCTCCTGGAAGGCGCCGAACCAACCTACGTGGAGGCCAAGGCCTACATGTACGTGGGATACTCGAGGAGGAGGCTGGGATACGGCGCCATGCCATCCCACGATGAAGTGAAGGGTTTCGCCGAGACCCTAGCGGGAGAGATGGGATACAACATCGTAGCCTCCTCGGAGGAGAGCAGGGTAGTGCTCCTAAGCAGGTTGAAGGCGCCCAGGAGACTCCGTTGA
- the psmB gene encoding archaeal proteasome endopeptidase complex subunit beta, with amino-acid sequence MDRETAYMPGATTLGIVCSDGVILASERRVSYGYFVMSKMGKKVFNVTDRVGAACAGLVGDMQVLIREVAAYLKMYSYEAGRTPSVRSTAKLMGYLLFRRRLFPYLTQTIIGGVDEKGPSLYVLDPLGSVIEDRYASVGSGAEIAVGILESDYRDNLEVEGGIALARKAIKSAVSRDIGSGDGMDVLIITPTGSREEFTPLG; translated from the coding sequence ATGGATAGGGAAACCGCCTATATGCCCGGCGCCACCACTTTAGGGATCGTCTGCAGCGACGGCGTCATACTGGCCTCGGAGAGGAGGGTTTCATACGGCTACTTCGTAATGAGTAAGATGGGCAAGAAGGTGTTCAACGTAACCGATAGGGTTGGGGCTGCATGCGCCGGGTTGGTGGGGGACATGCAGGTCCTGATCCGGGAGGTAGCAGCCTACCTTAAAATGTACTCCTACGAGGCTGGGAGGACCCCGTCGGTGAGGAGCACGGCCAAACTCATGGGTTACCTCCTGTTCCGCAGGAGGCTCTTCCCATATCTGACGCAGACGATAATAGGAGGGGTTGACGAGAAGGGTCCAAGCCTCTACGTCTTGGATCCCCTAGGCTCCGTCATAGAGGATAGATATGCGTCGGTGGGTTCAGGCGCCGAGATCGCCGTGGGAATACTGGAGTCGGACTACAGGGATAACCTTGAAGTAGAGGGTGGGATAGCCCTGGCTAGGAAGGCCATTAAATCCGCCGTCTCCAGGGATATCGGCAGCGGCGACGGCATGGACGTCCTCATAATAACCCCGACGGGAAGCCGAGAGGAGTTCACCCCCCTGGGATAA
- a CDS encoding DUF504 domain-containing protein has translation MKGHPLRALMNRLKWTEEDLSRFTIRYIHRGAPGDTREVDLSMVAKIGKGWFEIRGEEGSPIPFHRVLEVADSSTGMILWRRGGRQRIP, from the coding sequence TTGAAGGGCCATCCGCTAAGGGCGCTTATGAACAGGCTGAAGTGGACCGAGGAGGATCTAAGCCGCTTCACCATACGCTACATCCACAGGGGAGCCCCAGGCGATACGCGGGAGGTAGACCTATCCATGGTTGCGAAGATAGGTAAGGGATGGTTTGAGATACGCGGGGAGGAGGGCTCCCCCATCCCCTTCCATCGAGTCCTGGAGGTTGCGGACTCGAGTACCGGGATGATCCTCTGGAGGAGGGGTGGACGGCAAAGGATCCCCTAG
- a CDS encoding RNA 3'-terminal phosphate cyclase has translation MVRISGDMLEGGGQIIRTSIALSALLGEEVEIINVRGKRSPPGLKAQHITGIKAVAAVSEAEVEGLELGSRRLRFKPRSRRGGVFTFNVGTAGSIPLVLQALMPAAAFASTPLEARITGGTDVKWSPTIDYMRMITLPILAKMGYRCELEVERRGHYPKGGGQVAFKAYPARRLNPIILEERGEVAMINGRSHCVKLPRHVAERQAEAASKLLRGAGFEEVQVELEWHPPESDPHWGPGSGITLYASTSTGSIIGADSIGERGKPAEKVGEEAASKLLWELKTGMALDRHMGDMIIPYMAVAEGRSRITVSQLTLHTMTNIKVAEAITGAQFKVQGELNKPGRIEVDGIGLTTA, from the coding sequence TTGGTTAGGATATCCGGCGATATGCTCGAGGGCGGTGGACAGATCATACGTACATCCATAGCCCTCTCAGCCCTGTTGGGGGAGGAGGTTGAGATAATCAATGTGAGAGGTAAGAGGTCCCCGCCCGGGTTGAAGGCCCAGCACATAACGGGGATCAAAGCCGTGGCGGCCGTGTCCGAGGCCGAAGTGGAAGGATTGGAGCTGGGCTCCAGGAGGCTCAGGTTCAAGCCGAGGTCGAGGAGGGGCGGAGTCTTCACCTTCAACGTGGGGACGGCTGGGAGCATACCCCTCGTCTTGCAGGCCTTGATGCCCGCGGCGGCCTTCGCCTCCACCCCCCTAGAGGCTAGGATAACGGGGGGCACAGATGTGAAGTGGAGCCCCACAATAGATTATATGCGGATGATAACCCTGCCCATCCTGGCGAAGATGGGGTACAGATGCGAGCTCGAAGTGGAGAGGAGGGGCCACTACCCTAAAGGAGGGGGACAGGTGGCCTTCAAGGCGTATCCGGCCCGGAGGCTCAACCCCATAATCCTAGAGGAGAGGGGGGAAGTGGCGATGATAAACGGGAGGAGCCACTGCGTCAAACTCCCCCGCCACGTAGCGGAGAGGCAGGCCGAGGCGGCGTCCAAGCTCCTGAGGGGCGCGGGCTTCGAAGAGGTCCAGGTGGAGCTGGAATGGCATCCTCCCGAGAGCGACCCCCACTGGGGCCCGGGGAGCGGCATAACCCTATACGCCTCGACATCGACGGGGAGCATCATAGGCGCCGACTCGATAGGGGAAAGGGGAAAGCCGGCTGAGAAGGTGGGTGAAGAGGCGGCCTCCAAACTTCTATGGGAGCTGAAGACGGGGATGGCCCTGGACCGCCACATGGGCGACATGATAATACCCTACATGGCGGTGGCGGAGGGCCGATCCAGGATAACCGTATCGCAGCTCACCCTGCACACGATGACCAACATAAAGGTAGCGGAGGCGATCACCGGAGCCCAGTTCAAGGTTCAGGGAGAACTGAATAAACCAGGCAGGATAGAGGTCGACGGCATAGGCCTAACCACGGCGTAA
- a CDS encoding MGMT family protein, with amino-acid sequence MGDGSARLAIEAMLKRIRGLSPEEAPPLDLSRLSGFSRRVLEAASRIPRGYVSTYRDVASSIGCVGGWRAVGAALRGNPWPLLIPCHRVVRSDLTIGGYMGSDGEGASLKRRLLEMEGVKFKGERVSPESLWRLGFEADR; translated from the coding sequence ATGGGGGACGGATCCGCCCGTCTAGCCATAGAGGCGATGCTGAAGAGGATAAGGGGATTAAGCCCTGAGGAGGCCCCTCCCCTGGATCTAAGCCGCCTGTCAGGCTTCAGCCGCAGGGTCTTGGAGGCGGCCTCCAGGATACCTCGGGGCTACGTCTCCACGTATAGGGATGTGGCCTCCTCCATAGGATGCGTGGGGGGATGGAGGGCTGTCGGAGCAGCCTTAAGGGGTAATCCATGGCCGCTCCTGATCCCGTGCCATAGAGTCGTAAGGTCGGATCTCACAATTGGAGGCTACATGGGCTCGGATGGTGAAGGGGCATCCCTGAAGCGCCGCCTACTCGAGATGGAAGGGGTTAAATTCAAGGGGGAGAGGGTTTCACCTGAATCCCTCTGGAGGCTTGGGTTTGAAGCGGATAGATAG